In Vulpes lagopus strain Blue_001 chromosome 1, ASM1834538v1, whole genome shotgun sequence, a genomic segment contains:
- the CD80 gene encoding T-lymphocyte activation antigen CD80 isoform X2 — protein MDNTAKWRTPPLKHPYLKVSQLLVLASLFYFCSGIIQVNKTVKEVAVLSCDYNISTAELMKVRIYWQKDDEVVLAVTSGQTKVWSKYENRTFADFTNNLSIVIMALRLSDNGKYTCIVQKTEKRSYKVKHMTSVMLLVRADFPVPSITDLGNPSHDIKRIMCSTSGGFPKPHLSWWENEEELNAANTTVSQDPDTELYTISSELDFNVTNNHSFVCLVKYGDLTVSQIFNWQKFEPHPPNNQQQLWVILILVVSGVIAVITAITGGCLAHSKYYRAIILTSISGSPNSIGMCQHFSEVLVSFLLVSPSSTHSLDRHFKDTYYMSNSLLGTGVTNNDSMPPRHILLESIFSP, from the exons ATGGATAACACAGCGAAGTGGAGAACACCACCACTCAAACACCCATATCTCAAGGTCTCTCAGCTCTTGGTGCTAGCTAGTCTTTTTTACTTCTGTTCAG GCATCATCCAGGTGAACAAGACAGTGAAAGAAGTAGCAGTACTGTCCTGTGACTACAACATTTCCACTGCAGAACTGATGAAAGTTCGAATCTATTGGCAAAAGGATGATGAAGTGGTGCTGGCTGTCACATCTGGACAAACGAAAGTGTGGTCCAAGTATGAGAATCGCACCTTTGCTGACTTCACCAATAACCTCTCCATCGTGATTATGGCTCTGCGCCTGTCAGACAATGGCAAATACACCTGTATCGttcaaaagactgaaaaaaggTCTTACAAAGTGAAACACATGACTTCGGTGATGTTATTGGTCAGAG ctgACTTCCCTGTCCCTAGTATAACTGACCTTGGAAATCCATCCCATGACATCAAAAGGATAATGTGCTCAACCTCTGGAGGTTTTCCAAAGCCTCACCTCTCCTGgtgggaaaatgaagaagaattgAATGCTGCCAACACAACAGTTTCCCAAGACCCGGACACTGAGTTGTACACTATTAGTAGTGAACTGGATTTCAATGTAACAAACAACCATAGCTTTGTGTGTCTTGTCAAGTATGGAGACTTAACAGTATCACAGATCTTCAACTGGCAAAAAT TCGAGCCACACCCTCCCAATAACCAGCAACAGCTCTGGGTCATCCTGATCTTAGTAGTGAGTGGTGTGATTGCTGTGATCACTGCCATTACAGGAGGCTGCCTAGCCCACAGTAAGTACTATCGTGCTATCATTCTGACCTCAATTTCTGGAAGCCCAAATTCTATTGGTATGTGTCAGCACTTCTCTGAGGTTTTAGTGTCTTTTTTACTTGTCTCACCAAGTTCTACTCATTCACTGGACAGGCATTTCAAGGACACCTACTATATGTCCAATTCTCTCCTAGGCACCGGAGTGACTAACAATGACTCAATGCCCCCAAGACACATTCTACTTgagtccattttttccccctaa
- the CD80 gene encoding T-lymphocyte activation antigen CD80 isoform X3: protein MDNTAKWRTPPLKHPYLKVSQLLVLASLFYFCSGIIQVNKTVKEVAVLSCDYNISTAELMKVRIYWQKDDEVVLAVTSGQTKVWSKYENRTFADFTNNLSIVIMALRLSDNGKYTCIVQKTEKRSYKVKHMTSVMLLVRADFPVPSITDLGNPSHDIKRIMCSTSGGFPKPHLSWWENEEELNAANTTVSQDPDTELYTISSELDFNVTNNHSFVCLVKYGDLTVSQIFNWQKSVEPHPPNNQQQLWVILILVVSGVIAVITAITGGCLAHRSVSRWRQRNRNEEDMDLEKMSPINIGSAQASV from the exons ATGGATAACACAGCGAAGTGGAGAACACCACCACTCAAACACCCATATCTCAAGGTCTCTCAGCTCTTGGTGCTAGCTAGTCTTTTTTACTTCTGTTCAG GCATCATCCAGGTGAACAAGACAGTGAAAGAAGTAGCAGTACTGTCCTGTGACTACAACATTTCCACTGCAGAACTGATGAAAGTTCGAATCTATTGGCAAAAGGATGATGAAGTGGTGCTGGCTGTCACATCTGGACAAACGAAAGTGTGGTCCAAGTATGAGAATCGCACCTTTGCTGACTTCACCAATAACCTCTCCATCGTGATTATGGCTCTGCGCCTGTCAGACAATGGCAAATACACCTGTATCGttcaaaagactgaaaaaaggTCTTACAAAGTGAAACACATGACTTCGGTGATGTTATTGGTCAGAG ctgACTTCCCTGTCCCTAGTATAACTGACCTTGGAAATCCATCCCATGACATCAAAAGGATAATGTGCTCAACCTCTGGAGGTTTTCCAAAGCCTCACCTCTCCTGgtgggaaaatgaagaagaattgAATGCTGCCAACACAACAGTTTCCCAAGACCCGGACACTGAGTTGTACACTATTAGTAGTGAACTGGATTTCAATGTAACAAACAACCATAGCTTTGTGTGTCTTGTCAAGTATGGAGACTTAACAGTATCACAGATCTTCAACTGGCAAAAAT CAGTCGAGCCACACCCTCCCAATAACCAGCAACAGCTCTGGGTCATCCTGATCTTAGTAGTGAGTGGTGTGATTGCTGTGATCACTGCCATTACAGGAGGCTGCCTAGCCCACA GATCTGTTTcaagatggagacagagaaataggaaCGAAGAGGACATGGACCTGGAAAAGATGTCCCCTATAAACATAGGATCTGCCCAAGCATCTGTATGA
- the CD80 gene encoding T-lymphocyte activation antigen CD80 isoform X1, with protein sequence MDNTAKWRTPPLKHPYLKVSQLLVLASLFYFCSGIIQVNKTVKEVAVLSCDYNISTAELMKVRIYWQKDDEVVLAVTSGQTKVWSKYENRTFADFTNNLSIVIMALRLSDNGKYTCIVQKTEKRSYKVKHMTSVMLLVRADFPVPSITDLGNPSHDIKRIMCSTSGGFPKPHLSWWENEEELNAANTTVSQDPDTELYTISSELDFNVTNNHSFVCLVKYGDLTVSQIFNWQKSVEPHPPNNQQQLWVILILVVSGVIAVITAITGGCLAHSKYYRAIILTSISGSPNSIGMCQHFSEVLVSFLLVSPSSTHSLDRHFKDTYYMSNSLLGTGVTNNDSMPPRHILLESIFSP encoded by the exons ATGGATAACACAGCGAAGTGGAGAACACCACCACTCAAACACCCATATCTCAAGGTCTCTCAGCTCTTGGTGCTAGCTAGTCTTTTTTACTTCTGTTCAG GCATCATCCAGGTGAACAAGACAGTGAAAGAAGTAGCAGTACTGTCCTGTGACTACAACATTTCCACTGCAGAACTGATGAAAGTTCGAATCTATTGGCAAAAGGATGATGAAGTGGTGCTGGCTGTCACATCTGGACAAACGAAAGTGTGGTCCAAGTATGAGAATCGCACCTTTGCTGACTTCACCAATAACCTCTCCATCGTGATTATGGCTCTGCGCCTGTCAGACAATGGCAAATACACCTGTATCGttcaaaagactgaaaaaaggTCTTACAAAGTGAAACACATGACTTCGGTGATGTTATTGGTCAGAG ctgACTTCCCTGTCCCTAGTATAACTGACCTTGGAAATCCATCCCATGACATCAAAAGGATAATGTGCTCAACCTCTGGAGGTTTTCCAAAGCCTCACCTCTCCTGgtgggaaaatgaagaagaattgAATGCTGCCAACACAACAGTTTCCCAAGACCCGGACACTGAGTTGTACACTATTAGTAGTGAACTGGATTTCAATGTAACAAACAACCATAGCTTTGTGTGTCTTGTCAAGTATGGAGACTTAACAGTATCACAGATCTTCAACTGGCAAAAAT CAGTCGAGCCACACCCTCCCAATAACCAGCAACAGCTCTGGGTCATCCTGATCTTAGTAGTGAGTGGTGTGATTGCTGTGATCACTGCCATTACAGGAGGCTGCCTAGCCCACAGTAAGTACTATCGTGCTATCATTCTGACCTCAATTTCTGGAAGCCCAAATTCTATTGGTATGTGTCAGCACTTCTCTGAGGTTTTAGTGTCTTTTTTACTTGTCTCACCAAGTTCTACTCATTCACTGGACAGGCATTTCAAGGACACCTACTATATGTCCAATTCTCTCCTAGGCACCGGAGTGACTAACAATGACTCAATGCCCCCAAGACACATTCTACTTgagtccattttttccccctaa